The genomic region GCCCGTTGATCCTGTCCTGGGCGGATGTCTGCGCGGACATCGACGATCCCGAATCCGGTTGCTGCGTCGCCGTGCATGAAATGGCACACAAGCTGGACATGCTGGACGGTGCGATCGACGGCACGCCGCCGCTGCCGCGCGACTGGCAGCGCGCGTGGGCGCGTGATTTCCAAAGTGCCTACGACGCATTCGTGACGCAGATGGAGGCGGGCCTGGAAACCGCGATCGATCCGTATGCCGCCGAGGCGACCGACGAATTCTTTGCGGTGTGCAGCGAATACCACTTCAGTGCGCCGCAGTTGCTGCGCGAACACATGCCGGCGATCGCCGCGCATCTGCAGCGGTTCTACGGCGAGAGCCCGTTCGATCGTGCGGTGGTGTAGGTCGGGTTTCAACCCGACATCACGGCGTGTCCGATTGCGTCGAACAATGATCGAAATGGTTTCGATCGTTGCAATCCAACGTGTCTTGATGTCGAGCCATGGCGCGACCTACAGCCCAGGCGGCAGCGTGACCTCGAAGCGTGCGCCGCCGAGTTCTTCCGACACGCCGACCTCCAGCTCGCCGCGATAGCTGCGCACGATGTCCTGCACGATCGCCAGGCCGATACCGTGACCCTGCACGCGCTCGTCGCCGCGCACGCCGCGCTGCAACACCAGGGCGATCTTTTCCTCCGGGATGCCGGGGCCGTCGTCTTCCACCACCAGCAGCAGGCCGGGGCGGCGGTTGGGTGCGGTGCCGCCGGCTTTCGCAGTGAGCAATACCCGTGCACGCGCCCATTTGAACGCGTTCTCCAGCAGATTGCCGAGCAATTCCTGCAGGTCGCCCTTTTCGCCGTAGAAGCGCGCCTCCGCGTCGATCTCGAATTCGCAGAACACGCCTTTCGCTGCGTAGACTTTTTCCAGTCCGCTCACGATTTCCTCTGCGTTGCTTTCGATCGCAAGCGGCGCCGCGAACAGTTTGTGGCCGCCCGAGGCCGCCCGACTCAACTGGTAACCGACCAGATCGTTCATGCGTTTGAGCTGGTCATCGAGTTCGGCCCGCAGCTCGGGCCCATCGGTGCCGCTGTCCATCCGGCTGCGCAGCACCGCGAGCGGGGTTTTCAGGCTGTGCGCGAGGTCGGCGAGGATATTGCGCTGACGTTCGAGGTTCTCGCGCTCGCTCTCGATGAAGGCGTTGATGCTTTCGGTCAGGGGTTCGAGCTCGCGCGGATGGCGTTCGCCCATCCGGTGCGCGATGCCGCGCTGCACACGCTTGAGCTCATCGATCACGCGTCGCAGCGGCAACAGGCTCCAGCGCAACACCAGCACCTGCAGCAGCAGCAGAAACACGCCGACGCCACCCAGATAACCCCACAGCGCGCGCCGGAACACCGTCAACTGGTTCTGCAGCCGCGCGGTGTCCTCCAGGATGTAAATGGTGTGCGGGACCTCGTCGGACAGATCGTCGCCCGGCCACACCAGGCCGTAACCGAACCGGTACGCCTGGCTGGTTTCGCCGTTCGACTTCATGTATTCCAACGGGCCTTCGAACCGCTCCTGCCCGGCTTTGAGCATGCGCACCGGCGGCAGCTGCGGCCCGCGCGCCGAATCGGAATCCCACAGCACGAACGGCAGCACGATCTGCGCGTACAGGCCGCTGCCCGGGCGTTTCAGGCGCGGATCGGGCAGTTTGTCGTCGTATGGCGGCACCAGGTCGCCGCCGCGGCTGAATTCGGTTTCGCGGGCGAAATCGAGCGCGTAGTCGCGCAGCCGACCGCGCAGGATGTTCTCGGCGGTGTTGAGGAACGCGCGGTCCAGGGCGTAGCCGGCCAGGGCGAGAAACGCGATCAGTCCGAGGCTGGCGGCCAGCAGCTGTCGCGTCTGCAGCGAGCGCGGGCGCCAGTGATAGAGGCGTTCACGCGTGGCCATGGCGGGTGTCCGGCAGCGCATGCGCGACGAGGCCGCGCGTGGAAGCGCGGCCTCGGAGGCACTGCGGCGCGGCCGGGTTCAAGCGTCGCCGGTACGCGCGATCGCGAAACGGTAGCCACGACCGCGCACGGTCTCGATCGGCTTGAGCGCGCCATCGGGGTCCAGTTTCTTGCGCAGTCGGCCGATGAAGACTTCCAGCACGTTGGAGTCGCGATCGAAATCCTGCTGGTAGATGTGCTCGGTGAGGTCGGCCTTCGATACCAGCTCGCCCGCATGCATCATCAGATATTCGAGCACTTTGTATTCGTAGCTGGTCAGGTCGACATTGCTGCCGTTGACGCTGACGGTCTGCGCGGCGAGGTCGAGGGTGACCGGCCCGCATTCGAGCGCCGGTTTGCTCCAGCCTGCGGCGCGGCGCACCAAGGCGTTGATGCGGGCGAGCAGTTCTTCGACGTGGAAGGGTTTGACCAGATAGTCGTCGGCGCCCTGTTTGAGGCCTTCGACCTTGTCCTGCCAGCTGGAGCGGGCGGTGAGGATCAGCACCGGGAACTGTTTGCCTTCGGCGCGCAGGGCCTGGATCAACTCCATGCCAGACATCTTCGGCAGGCCGAGGTCGATGATGCCGATGTCGAACGGCACCTCGCGGCCCATGTACAGGCCTTCCTCGCCGTCCTGGGCGGTATCGACCGCGTAGCCTTCGCGTTTCAGCCGCGCGGCCAGGGTCTCGCGGAGGGGGGCTTCGTCTTCGACCAGAAGGATTCGCATCGATCGCTCCAAGGCTGGCGGAAATGCCAGCGTCTCATTCAGGAACGGAGCATAGCCGCGTGTGGCGACGACCGAGCGCCGGGCGTTCGGTCCGTTCAGATTTCACTTATGCGCCCCCTGCAGCCGGAAGCCTGGGTTCAATCTTCTTTGTGTTGGCGAGACGGGTTGTCGCCGTTGCGCGGCACTTGCCGGCGCGGGTCGGGGTTCGGCTGGGCGTCGTCCATGTAGATCCGGACGCGGCCCGCGTCGTCGACCACTTTGATGCGGGTGACGTCGCGGCCGTCGTACTGCATGCGCTCGGCGCTCAGCACCTGGCCGCGGTTGGAGCGTTCGATCCTGCGGACGGCATCGGACACACTGTCGTCGCGCTGGGAACGAGTCGGCTCCGGCGGCGGGCGTTCGCCGCGCGGGCCGCGACCTTGCTGGGCAGCCGCCGGCAGGGCGGCGCTGGCCAGAGCGACGGCCAGAACGGTCAGCGGCGGGAGGCGGCGGGACAGCGACATGGGCGAAGGCTCTGGAAGGTGGCGATGGTGGAACACATCATCGCGCTTGGGATGGGCATTCTTGAAAGGTAGCGGTGAATCCGTCCTTAACTTTTTCTTAAGCCCGTCCGATCAGGGGGTGGGGTTCAGCGACGAAGCATCGCAGGCGCAGGCTTCAGTAGAGTTCTCCGACACAGCAGCGCAACGAACCGCCAGCGGCTTCGATGGCATCCAGGGCCACGCTGCGCACGTCGAAGCCGGCCGCCGCCAGCGCCGCCCGGGTCGTCGCAGACAGCGTTTGCGCGGCGGTGGCGCTCATCCAGACCGTCTCGGGGGCCAATGCGATCGCATTGCCGGCGAAGGAGGCGCGCTCGTCCGGCGTCAGCCTGATCGCGTGCGGGGCGTAGCCGGCGGCGATGGTTTCGACGACCGCCGGGTCCGCGAAACCGTCGGCGCAGATCAGCGCTGCCCGCCCGGCCAGCACCGCCAGCACCACGTTGGTGTGATATTCGCCCGGGGCGAGATCGAACATCAGCGTCGCGCGCAGACCGAACGCCTCGTGCATCCGCCGGGCGCCGGCCTCGTCGCAGCGCTCCGACAGGCCGCAGTAGCCCAGGCCACGGGCACGGTCGATCACCAGCGCGCCGGTCAGTTCGCATGCGTGCGGTTGCGTGGACAGATCGATTTCGTCGTAGCCGAGCGTGTCGGCGAAAAAGCGGCGGATGTCGGACCGCGCGGCTTCGCGCTGGCGCACCGGATGGCGCATGCGGCCGATGATCGAACGCCCCGGCGCGGTCGCGAAGACATTGTTGGGAAACACGGCATCGGGCGTCGTCGGATCGCCAGCGAAGCAGATCACCGGCAGCTCGGCCGAAAGCGCGCGCTGCAGTTCGCGATGCTGGGCGGACGCGCGTGCGGCGTCGAATGCGGCAGCTTCGGCCATGTAGCGGTTGTCGCTTGCCGATTCCGCCGCCAGCCCGAAGCCGTCCGGCGCGACCAGAAACGCGGCCTTGGCCGTGGCCGGGCCGAAGTCGGGTGGGCAGATGCGTGCGCGGGCAAGGAACGCGGCGGTGTCGCGGGTCAGCATCGGATCACGCCGCCCGATCCTGCGGCGCGGCGGTCACCGCCAGCGCCTGTTCGATCAGCGCCCACTGCGCGCAGGGACGATGCGCACCCTCGCTGAGGATCTGCCGGAACGCACGGCCACCGCGCTCGCCGTGGAACAGACCAAGGATGTGGCGGGTCATGTGCTTCAGGGCGATACCGCGCGAGAGCTGGTCTTCGACATACGGGCGCCAGGCGCGCAGCAGGTCGCCGCGGGTGTGGGCCGTGTCATCGAACCAGGCGGCATCCAACCGATGCAGCAGATACGGATCGTGATACGCCGCGCGGCCGAGCATCGCGCCATCGGCGTGATCCAGATGCGCGCCGGCTTCGGCGAAGTCGGCGATGCCGCCATTGACGACCACCTGCAACTGCGGGCGTTCGCGCTTGAGTCGATAGGCCCAGTCGTAGCGCAGCGGCGGCACTTCGCGGTTCTCCTTCGGCGACAGCCCTTTCAGCCAGGCGTTGCGCGCATGGACCACGAACATGCCGCAACCTGCGGATGCAATCGTGTCGACGAAATCGAGAAAGCGCGCCCACTCGTGATCGTCGTCCACGCCGAGCCGGCATTTCACCGTGATCGGCGTGGACGGCGCGGCGTCGATCATGGCGGCCACGCAGTCGGCGACCAGCGCCGGTTCGCGCATCAGGCAGGCGCCGAAACGCCCGGCCTGCACGCGGTCCGACGGACAGCCGCAGTTGAGGTTGATCTCGTCGAAGCCGTGCTCCGCACCGATCCGCGCGGCCTGCGCCAAGAGCGCTGGCTCGCTGCCGCCAAGCTGCAATGCGACCGGATGCTGGCGGTCGTCTTTCGCCAGCAGCTTCGACCGGTCGCCGTGGATCACTGCGTTCGCATGCACCATTTCCGTGTAGAGCCGCGCATGCGGCGCCAGCAGGCGATGGAAATTCCGGCAGTGCGTGTCGGTCCAGTCCATCATCGGCGCGACGGACAGACGGAGCCGCCCTGAGGCGATGGTGGCGGAATGGACAGGCATCGCGGCATTCTAGAGAGCCAGACCGGCGATGCACAGCCGACAGGGCGGCGCCATTGCGGTCGCCGCCGGTACGACGAACAGCCCAAGAGCAGATATGGTCAACGCCGATTATCGAAATATCACCCGATGGCTCGTCGAACAGATCCGTGCCGGCCAGTCCACGCACGCGCTGCTGCAGTCGATGTCGCAACAGGGCTGGCGGCGCGATATCGCGATGGGATTGATCGCGCAGGCGATGGGCGAGCGTTCGGGTGCGGCCGATGCGTCGCCGGAAGCGGTTGCGCCACCGCTTCAGCCCGCTGCAAGTGGCGCGACGACGATGCCGGGGCCCGCGATCGAAGGGTCACCGATCTCGCTGGATGCGGGCGACCGCAGGGTGTCGGTGCTCATGACCTTGCCGGAGCCGAGGGTCGTGCTGTTCGGCGATGTCCTCAGCAAGAACGAATGCGACCGCCTGGTGGAGGTCGCGCGCCCGCGCATGCAGCGTTCGCTCACCACCGATCTGAAGACCGGCGACAACAAACTGGATGTCGTGCGCACCAGTCGCGGCATGTTCTTCAATCGCGGCGAGAATCCGCTGATCGCCGCGATCGAAGCGCGCATCGCCCGCCTGCTGGCGTGGCCGGTCGAGAAAGGCGAGCACCTGCAGGTGCTGCACTACCGCCCCGGCGACTGTTACGAACCGCATTACGATTATTTCGATCCCGCGGGCGACGCCGCGCCGGCGCTGATCGCGCGCGGCGGACAGCGCGTCGCGACGCTGTTGATCTATCTGCGCGAACCCGAGGCCGGCGGGGAAACGATCTTCCCGGAGACGGGGCTGCGCATCTCGCCCAAGCGCGGCTGCGCGCTGTTCTTCAGCTACGACCGCCCGCATCCATCGACCAAAACCCTGCACGGCGGCGCGCCGGTGATCGCCGGCGAGAAATGGGTGGCGACCAAGTGGCTGCGCGAGGGTGTGTTCCAGTAGATCCCGCGTTGGTGCAGATTCTCAGCGTTTGAGCCCCCGCAGCGCATCCGCCATCGCGGTGTTGGCGGGAGGCGATGCATTGCCGGGACGCGGCTTCTGCGCGCCGCTGCCCCCATTGCGCGCATCGTTGCGTCCGTTCTTGCGGGCGGTGTCGCCGTCGGCCGCCTGCTCGCGCTTGCCGCCGCGCGCTTCGCCCGGTACATCGTCGAGACGGCAGGTCAGGGCGATGCGTTTGCGCGGGGCATCCACTTCCATCACTTTCACTTTCACGACGTCGCCGACCTTGACCACGCTGCGCGGGTCCTTGACGAACTTGTCGGACAACGCGGAGATATGGACCAGACCGTCCTGGTGCACGCCGATATCGACGAACGCGCCGAACGCGGCGACGTTGGTGACCACGCCCTCCAGCACCATGCCCGGCTGCAGATCGCCGATGCGCTCGATGCCGTCGGCGAAGCGCGCGGCCTTGAACGCGGGTCGCGGGTCGCGGCCGGGTTTTTCCAGTTCGCCGACGATGTCGCGCACCGTGGGCAGACCGAAGCGGTCGTCGGTGAATTGCTCCAGCTTCAGGTTGCGCAGCGTCGCGGTATCGCCGATCAACTGCGCGATGGGGCGTCCGCAGGCTTTCACGATGCGCTCGACCACCGGATAGGCTTCCGGATGCACGGCCGATGCGTCCAGCGGCTGGTCGCCGCCGGCGATGCGCAGGAAACCCGCGCACTGCTCGAAGGTCTTCTCGCCGAGGCGCGGCACTTTCAACAACTCGCGACGCGATGCGAATGCGCCGTGCTGGTCGCGGTAGACGACGATGTTCTCGGCCACCGCCGCGCTGAGACCCGCGACGCGCGCCAGCAGCGCCGACGACGCGGTGTTGACGTACACGCCGACCGCGTTGACGCAGTCCTCGACCTTCGCATCGAGCGCGCGCGCCAGCGCATACGGATTCACGTCGTGCTGGTACTGGCCGACGCCGATCGCCTTCGGTTCGATCTTCACCAGCTCCGCGAGCGGATCCTGCAGACGACGCGCGATGGATACGGCGCCGCGCAGGCTGACATCGAGATCCGGAAATTCGCGTGCAGCACGCTCCGACGCCGAATACACCGATGCGCCGGCCTCGCTGACCACGACCTTCGTGAGCTCGAGCGCCGGAGACTTCGCCATCAGTTCGCCCGCGAGCTTGTCGGTCTCGCGCGAGGCGGTGCCGTTGCCGATCGCGATCAACTCGACCCTGTGCTCTTCGCAGATCCGCTTCAGCACCGCGATCGAGCCGTCCCACTGCCGTTTCGGTTCGTGCGGATAGATCGTATCGGTGGCGACCAGTTTGCCGGTGGCATCGACCACCGCGACCTTCACGCCGGTGCGCAGACCGGGATCGAGACCCAACACGGCGCGCGGGCCGGCCGGTGCGGCGAGCAGCAGATCCTTGAGGTTGTCGCCGAATACCGCGATCGCCTCGTTTTCCGCTTTCTCGCGCGCGCTGCCGATCAGGTCGAGGGAAAGATTCATCAGCAGTCGCGCCCGCCACGCCAGGCGGCAGGTATCGAGCAGCCATTTGTCGGCGGGGCGGCCCTGCGCAGCGATGCCGGCCGCGAGCGCGACGCGGCCTTCCGCATACGCATGGCCCTGTTCGACATCGGTCGTCGGTTCGAGATCCACCGACAGCATGTCCTCGCGCCGGCCGCGCAGCAGCGCCAGCATGCGGTGCGAGGGAATGTTCTCCAGCGATTCGCTGTGATCGAAATAGTCGCGGTATTTCGCGCCTTCGTGCTCTTTTCCGGCGACGACTTTCGCGCGCAGCACGCCCCTGGCCTGCAGCCAGCTGCGCAGCTCGCCGACCAGCGCGGCGTCTTCGCCGAAGCGCTCGATCAGGATCGCGCGCGCGCCTTCCAGCGCGGCAGCGGCATCGGCCACGCCCTTGTCGGCATCGATGAAGGTTTTCGCGCGTTCGTCTGGCGCGACCGAGGGATCGGCAAGGATCGCGTCGGCCAGTGGTTCCAAGCCGGCCTCGCGCGCGATCTGCGCCTTAGTGCGGCGCTTCGGTTTGTACGGCAGATACAGATCTTCCAGCCGCGATTTGCTGTCGGCGGCGAGCAGATCGTCCAGCAGCGGCTTCGTCAGTTTCCCCTGCTCCGCGATCGACGCGAGGATCGCGTCGCGGCGGTCTTCCATTTCGCGAAGATACGACAGCCGCGCTTCGAGATCGCGCAGTTGGGTGTCGTCCAAACCCTCGGTGACTTCCTTGCGGTAGCGCGCGATGAACGGCACGGTCGCGCCGCCGTCCAGCAGCTCGATCGCTGCGCGCACCTGCGCCGGTTTCGCAGCGATTTCGTCGGCGATGGTCTGGGCGATGACGGCTGCGATGGCTGCGGCGGAACGTACGGGCGCGGCGATGCCGGCGGGCGACTCGGAAGACGGTGCTGCGGTGTTGGGCATCGGGATTTCGCGGTTGAAAGACTGAGGTCCGATTGTCACCTCCGCACGTGCCGGGGGCCAGACTGGTGTTGGGCTGAAAGATATGGCAATGCTTCAGTTACCACTTGCTGTTCAGTGATGCAGGGACTATCCGCATTTGGGTAATTTTGCCGTCACTGCTGCCAATTTTCAGTTCTTGACGCATCTTTCTATCTGCAGGCATGAACCATTGGCTGCAGATATCCAAAAGATCTCTGACATCGTTTCTTATGAGGTTTTTTTCTAAAAGTTCGTTCGTTAAGTGTTGGTTGGGGAGCAGGAAAAAATCGCCGGCTCTTTCAAGATTGGGGCTGTCATTCATTTCGACTTTTTTCTTCTGGAACATCCTCCTCGGCACGGGCGATTCAAATCCAGCCTCTTGAGCTGAGAAATTGAAAAGAGGTGCCGTGAAGTCGATGATCCAGTCTTCCGACTCCACCCAACAATGAAAAGAGTCCTCGTCGCTATCAACTGCCATCGTGCCATCGTCTTTTTTGACTTTGGCAAATGAAAGGATGTCGCTTTTATCAGTCGATTTGCTTACGCAATAGAATGCGGCTCCGGCAACAGGTCGAGCTTCGATTTTAAGCCTTGTGCTAAGAATGTAGGCGCCAGCCATGCTGAAAAACAAGCACGATTTGTGCGGTATGGATTGTTGCCCTTTCAGCACCGCATGAGCTATGTCGTGGATGCGTTCGTAGTCTTTGATTCTGATGAGTGGGGTGTGGTCCATGCGTTAGCCCCTAAATGCTGTACAGCGAAAGTCTTGCCGTGTTCCTTCCCTGTCCGCAAAGAACCCATGCTCGCGCATGCGAGCACGGGCTGTGCCATTCAGAAAATCAATCCCCCAAAGTCAACAACGAAGCATTCCCGCCGGCCGCAGTGGTATTCACCGTCACCGTCTTCTCGGTCGTGAAGCGCGGCAGATAGTGCGGACCGCCGGCCTTG from Lysobacter sp. harbors:
- a CDS encoding two-component sensor histidine kinase; the encoded protein is MATRERLYHWRPRSLQTRQLLAASLGLIAFLALAGYALDRAFLNTAENILRGRLRDYALDFARETEFSRGGDLVPPYDDKLPDPRLKRPGSGLYAQIVLPFVLWDSDSARGPQLPPVRMLKAGQERFEGPLEYMKSNGETSQAYRFGYGLVWPGDDLSDEVPHTIYILEDTARLQNQLTVFRRALWGYLGGVGVFLLLLQVLVLRWSLLPLRRVIDELKRVQRGIAHRMGERHPRELEPLTESINAFIESERENLERQRNILADLAHSLKTPLAVLRSRMDSGTDGPELRAELDDQLKRMNDLVGYQLSRAASGGHKLFAAPLAIESNAEEIVSGLEKVYAAKGVFCEFEIDAEARFYGEKGDLQELLGNLLENAFKWARARVLLTAKAGGTAPNRRPGLLLVVEDDGPGIPEEKIALVLQRGVRGDERVQGHGIGLAIVQDIVRSYRGELEVGVSEELGGARFEVTLPPGL
- a CDS encoding response regulator transcription factor, translated to MRILLVEDEAPLRETLAARLKREGYAVDTAQDGEEGLYMGREVPFDIGIIDLGLPKMSGMELIQALRAEGKQFPVLILTARSSWQDKVEGLKQGADDYLVKPFHVEELLARINALVRRAAGWSKPALECGPVTLDLAAQTVSVNGSNVDLTSYEYKVLEYLMMHAGELVSKADLTEHIYQQDFDRDSNVLEVFIGRLRKKLDPDGALKPIETVRGRGYRFAIARTGDA
- a CDS encoding PepSY domain-containing protein, whose amino-acid sequence is MSLSRRLPPLTVLAVALASAALPAAAQQGRGPRGERPPPEPTRSQRDDSVSDAVRRIERSNRGQVLSAERMQYDGRDVTRIKVVDDAGRVRIYMDDAQPNPDPRRQVPRNGDNPSRQHKED
- a CDS encoding amidinotransferase, whose product is MLTRDTAAFLARARICPPDFGPATAKAAFLVAPDGFGLAAESASDNRYMAEAAAFDAARASAQHRELQRALSAELPVICFAGDPTTPDAVFPNNVFATAPGRSIIGRMRHPVRQREAARSDIRRFFADTLGYDEIDLSTQPHACELTGALVIDRARGLGYCGLSERCDEAGARRMHEAFGLRATLMFDLAPGEYHTNVVLAVLAGRAALICADGFADPAVVETIAAGYAPHAIRLTPDERASFAGNAIALAPETVWMSATAAQTLSATTRAALAAAGFDVRSVALDAIEAAGGSLRCCVGELY
- the dusA gene encoding tRNA dihydrouridine(20/20a) synthase DusA, which codes for MPVHSATIASGRLRLSVAPMMDWTDTHCRNFHRLLAPHARLYTEMVHANAVIHGDRSKLLAKDDRQHPVALQLGGSEPALLAQAARIGAEHGFDEINLNCGCPSDRVQAGRFGACLMREPALVADCVAAMIDAAPSTPITVKCRLGVDDDHEWARFLDFVDTIASAGCGMFVVHARNAWLKGLSPKENREVPPLRYDWAYRLKRERPQLQVVVNGGIADFAEAGAHLDHADGAMLGRAAYHDPYLLHRLDAAWFDDTAHTRGDLLRAWRPYVEDQLSRGIALKHMTRHILGLFHGERGGRAFRQILSEGAHRPCAQWALIEQALAVTAAPQDRAA
- a CDS encoding 2-oxoglutarate-dependent dioxygenase, whose protein sequence is MVNADYRNITRWLVEQIRAGQSTHALLQSMSQQGWRRDIAMGLIAQAMGERSGAADASPEAVAPPLQPAASGATTMPGPAIEGSPISLDAGDRRVSVLMTLPEPRVVLFGDVLSKNECDRLVEVARPRMQRSLTTDLKTGDNKLDVVRTSRGMFFNRGENPLIAAIEARIARLLAWPVEKGEHLQVLHYRPGDCYEPHYDYFDPAGDAAPALIARGGQRVATLLIYLREPEAGGETIFPETGLRISPKRGCALFFSYDRPHPSTKTLHGGAPVIAGEKWVATKWLREGVFQ
- a CDS encoding RNA-binding transcriptional accessory protein, which produces MPNTAAPSSESPAGIAAPVRSAAAIAAVIAQTIADEIAAKPAQVRAAIELLDGGATVPFIARYRKEVTEGLDDTQLRDLEARLSYLREMEDRRDAILASIAEQGKLTKPLLDDLLAADSKSRLEDLYLPYKPKRRTKAQIAREAGLEPLADAILADPSVAPDERAKTFIDADKGVADAAAALEGARAILIERFGEDAALVGELRSWLQARGVLRAKVVAGKEHEGAKYRDYFDHSESLENIPSHRMLALLRGRREDMLSVDLEPTTDVEQGHAYAEGRVALAAGIAAQGRPADKWLLDTCRLAWRARLLMNLSLDLIGSAREKAENEAIAVFGDNLKDLLLAAPAGPRAVLGLDPGLRTGVKVAVVDATGKLVATDTIYPHEPKRQWDGSIAVLKRICEEHRVELIAIGNGTASRETDKLAGELMAKSPALELTKVVVSEAGASVYSASERAAREFPDLDVSLRGAVSIARRLQDPLAELVKIEPKAIGVGQYQHDVNPYALARALDAKVEDCVNAVGVYVNTASSALLARVAGLSAAVAENIVVYRDQHGAFASRRELLKVPRLGEKTFEQCAGFLRIAGGDQPLDASAVHPEAYPVVERIVKACGRPIAQLIGDTATLRNLKLEQFTDDRFGLPTVRDIVGELEKPGRDPRPAFKAARFADGIERIGDLQPGMVLEGVVTNVAAFGAFVDIGVHQDGLVHISALSDKFVKDPRSVVKVGDVVKVKVMEVDAPRKRIALTCRLDDVPGEARGGKREQAADGDTARKNGRNDARNGGSGAQKPRPGNASPPANTAMADALRGLKR
- a CDS encoding DUF2026 family protein, whose product is MDHTPLIRIKDYERIHDIAHAVLKGQQSIPHKSCLFFSMAGAYILSTRLKIEARPVAGAAFYCVSKSTDKSDILSFAKVKKDDGTMAVDSDEDSFHCWVESEDWIIDFTAPLFNFSAQEAGFESPVPRRMFQKKKVEMNDSPNLERAGDFFLLPNQHLTNELLEKNLIRNDVRDLLDICSQWFMPADRKMRQELKIGSSDGKITQMRIVPASLNSKW